From Achromobacter spanius, a single genomic window includes:
- a CDS encoding LysR family transcriptional regulator, whose product MAHPKINDLQAFLAVARDQSFTKAAAKLGLTPSALSHTMRSLEERLGVRLLSRTTRNVAPTDAGERLMRAIAPLFDQIAIEVDALGELRDKPRGTLRVTCTDDSIELCLRPMLATFLKDYPDITLELYVDYGFTNVVEERFDAGVRLGEAISKDMIAVRIGPDWRLMVVGSPAYFARHPAPATPHDLTGLPCVNIRHRPSGSVYAWEFEKTGKAFTVKVEGQLVFNSIVHVLNAAVDGIGLAYVPEQLVAPYLADGRLKEVLGDWCPTFQGFHLYYPNRRQASPAFSAFVDALKYR is encoded by the coding sequence ATGGCACACCCCAAGATCAATGACCTGCAGGCCTTCCTGGCTGTCGCCCGCGACCAGAGCTTCACCAAGGCCGCGGCCAAACTGGGCCTCACTCCGTCCGCGCTCAGCCACACCATGCGCTCGCTCGAGGAACGCCTGGGTGTGCGTCTCTTGTCGCGCACCACACGCAACGTCGCGCCCACCGACGCTGGCGAGCGCCTGATGCGTGCCATCGCACCGCTCTTCGACCAGATCGCGATCGAGGTCGACGCGCTGGGGGAACTGCGCGACAAGCCGCGCGGCACGCTACGCGTCACTTGCACCGACGACTCGATCGAACTGTGCCTGCGGCCGATGCTTGCCACCTTCTTGAAGGACTATCCGGACATCACCCTGGAGCTGTACGTGGATTACGGCTTCACCAACGTGGTCGAGGAGCGGTTCGACGCCGGCGTCCGGCTGGGCGAAGCGATCAGCAAGGACATGATCGCCGTGCGCATCGGCCCGGACTGGCGGCTGATGGTGGTAGGATCGCCTGCGTACTTCGCGCGGCATCCGGCGCCCGCCACGCCGCACGACCTGACCGGGCTGCCCTGCGTCAACATCCGGCACCGGCCATCCGGTTCGGTCTACGCGTGGGAATTCGAAAAGACCGGCAAGGCCTTCACCGTCAAGGTCGAGGGCCAGCTGGTCTTCAACAGCATCGTGCACGTGCTCAACGCCGCCGTGGACGGCATCGGTCTGGCCTACGTGCCCGAACAGCTTGTCGCGCCGTATCTGGCGGACGGACGGCTCAAGGAGGTCCTTGGCGACTGGTGTCCCACGTTCCAGGGCTTCCACCTGTATTACCCCAACCGGCGCCAGGCCTCGCCCGCCTTTTCCGCCTTTGTCGACGCGCTGAAATATCGCTGA